One genomic region from Anguilla rostrata isolate EN2019 chromosome 2, ASM1855537v3, whole genome shotgun sequence encodes:
- the LOC135246126 gene encoding kinesin-like protein KIF20B isoform X2: MMESCFNSKIERVEAVTVDDLKKDLFAEFSAIPSALAQDSSVLVKEHLQVYLRIRPFTSAESDNGESQECVTLEPPDVVLLKAPRSSLSARLSDKSIPQTAQRFQFSQVYGPGATQRDIFDGTVKHLVKDVLEGGNSLVFTYGVTNAGKTFTFLGSENESGILPRSLDIIFNSIEDRTYKHMNIKPHRCREYTRLTKDQQDEEVTNKRNIMRLLKESDSQRSITSQLSSTGRTTILEGSTMSELDGLTGADCFNLDVDSHTKYSVWVSFCEIYNENIHDLLEPISNGSLKRNVLRLSQDVKGNSFVKDLKWVQVNDVHEAYKVVKVGKRNQSFSCTKLNNLSSRSHSIFSIRIVRIEDVGIPRVHTISELSLCDLAGSERCAKTQNRGDRLKEAGNINTSLLILGKCINALRHNQQSKLQQHVPFRESKLTHYLQGFFCGRGKACMIVNINQCASMYDETLNVLKFSAVAQKVVVLNTKPLPVVPKKSSRDVSFIINNADRKNLWTKRKSSLVGWETSLEDVQENDDGDYEEEEEEDEEGEEDSCVDSVMEETIQEAGEGDEEDIEIDKDSYQSQLLLIEELKQKLRTEEHEKLTLESRVREEVTKEFMQLFSQMEDDYSERLAKEKEIIEERAERRLEILKNLVSKNSAHDVPLSDATEQTKDKVELFDGIIDSMQDDLDKIKKDAEAAQTCLVGLPDPRENLASLEKQVSELSEELLKTQQLLTVKSREVDGSRSQTQQLNEQLGEAKKNFESQTQKFRELMEICQEKDDMIFKLQTAMDQHVETAANDRALIDAVKEEILSLREKCKCSLSSSTLQREGRKRSIDLQDDVGKQPPSKKGTYEENFSTMDDKNKFQEECNKTELDIMSINKQQEALQQQLECSKRDFQNEIKLKDEQLGELKQESISLEGKVSKLIEDLKQQTCAYEAAMLSLETERREKAELVKERETLTARASVLQEDCEKMARKITEMESEAQGQKGKMEAVSEELKSAKSLLVNHNGDSREKTKLIESLTQDATQLRQELEKSKAVLVRRDGGHFHQTMDALHKECENVVMESSQKNQQIRDLEEEASRCRQQAAEHRELCEQLRREMADLREKTRSDLERFQTERQAAEELRRRHAELEAEATGLREQAAAARARAEASEAASATAAELERRLAERDGEAEALRRSLEEARRKLEDVETASAQEARRKEAERRRELLKTAEEAIALKDAELEKKAQELSRRVEEVTSSSEKIRALSLDLQRKEEDASDMKEKLADSKKQIQQVQKEISFMREEGKSLRQKLSDSERLRNQMLSDLHSKDQHIQQLKTEQTSNAKTDENLQRYQKACTDLQDKDQVIEGMRLALMEQEETQAKQDQVLEVKMDEIESLNEEVKTLKGRFLQNDEGHRLAPALEGCHSGECKHAKEDIEKAEENLKLSTEKYQSDKKKWLEEKMLLIRQVKEAEERRNQDMKKFADDRSRHTKLQAEVESLSKQLSEKDDDLGKWRKERDTLVAALEIQMRKLASSNLEKDQKLKELQSNSNSVPQENIKENVADMQCILSKKESEILELRNQLKALSENANTCPKNNRLSTVTEERGSGTQIDKVPFKKPQDVSVKAKSDAKSDCSLQSSEENEVSVLDSSDLSTENGRPSRFPKPELEIQFTPLQPNKVSVKQQGGDSAVTVKITRSGRKRKSVEMEKGDMLSGCWKNKAKMKAAQRHTGQGSVESENRKNTRSRFPAVYEESPGTLGKRTDRLRQDQSQSSLKSKKDGTLQKIGDFIQSSPTLLGSKAKKIIGFVSAKSPEPEGNTSMNFKPKKSKRKLYKTEISSPLDIPSHPIIGLDQDEKESDHLIIKRRLRTRTAKN; the protein is encoded by the exons ATGATGGAATCTTGCTTTAATAGCAAAATAGAGAGAGTGGAGGCCGTAACTGTAGATGATTTGAAGAAAGACTTATTTGCAGAATTTTCCGCCATACCCTCTGCTTTGGCACAG GATTCATCTGTATTGGTGAAGGAACATCTACAGGTGTACCTACGGATAAGACCATTTACGTCAGCTGAGAGTGATAATGGTGAATCTCAG GAGTGTGTCACACTCGAACCTCCAGACGTTGTTTTGCTCAAGGCTCCGAGATCATCTCTGTCAGCGAGGCTCAGTGATAAGTCAATTCCTCAGACAGCTCAGAGATTTCAGTTCTCACAG GTTTATGGCCCAGGAGCGACTCAGAGAGACATTTTTGACGGAACAGTGAAGCATCTCGTCAAAGATGTTCTTGAGGGAGGAAATTCTCTGGTGTTCACGTACGGAGTTACCAATGCTGGGAAGACATTCACTTTTCTAG GCTCTGAGAATGAAAGTGGGATCCTGCCAAGATCTTTGGACATCATCTTCAACAGCATTGAAGACCGAACTTATAAGCACATGAACATCAAGCCTCACCGTTGTCGAGAGTACACTAGATTAACTAAAGATCAGCAGGACGAGGAGGTTACAAATAAGAGAAACATCATGCGATTGTTAAAGGAG AGTGATTCTCAGAGAAGCATTACCAGCCAGTTGAGTTCCACTGGCAGGACGACTATACTGGAAG GCTCTACTATGAGTGAGTTGGATGGACTGACTGGTGCAGATTGTTTCAATTTGGATGtggacagtcacacaaaatACTCTGTCTGGGTTTCGTTTTGCGAAATCTACAATGAAAATATCCACGACCTGCTTGAACCGATATCAAACGGCTCGCTGAAGAGAAATGTGCTCCGACTGTCTCAAGACGTAAAGGGGAATTCCTTTGTGAAAG ATCTGAAGTGGGTTCAAGTGAACGATGTGCATGAAGCATACAAAGTGGTTAAAGTTGGAAAGAGAAACCAAAGCTTCTCCTGTACAAAGCTCAATAACTTGTCAAGCAGAAG ccataGCATCTTTTCCATTCGGATCGTGCGGATTGAAGATGTCGGAATACCTCGTGTCCACACGATCAGCGA GTTATCCCTGTGCGATCTGGCAGGGTCGGAGAGATGCGCAAAGACGCAGAACAGAGGAGACCGCTTGAAAGAAGCCGGCAACATCAATACCTCGCTGCTCATTCTCGGgaaatgcattaatgcattgAGACACAACCAACAATCCAA GCTGCAGCAGCACGTGCCCTTCAGAGAGAGCAAGCTGACCCACTACCTACAGGGCTTCTTCTGTGGCCGAGGAAAGGCCTGCATGATCGTCAACATCAACCAGTGCGCCTCGATGTACGACGAGACCCTGAACGTGCTCAAATTCTCCGCGGTCGCTCAGAAG GTGGTGGTCCTCAACACGAAGCCCCTCCCCGTCGTCCCCAAGAAGTCCAGTCGAGACGTGTCCTTCATCATCAACAACGCCGACCGCAAGAACCTGTGGACCAAGCGCAAGAGCTCCCTGGTGGGCTGGGAGACCAGCCTGGAGGACGTACAGGAAAACGACGACGGCGAttacgaggaggaggaggaggaggacgaggaaggagaagaggacAGCTGTGTTGACAGTGTCATGGAGGAGACCATTCAGGAagcaggagaaggagatgaagaggACATTGAAATCGATAAGGATTCATATCAG AGCCAGCTTTTACTGATAGAGGAGCTAAAGCAGAAGCTACGCACGGAAGAGCATGAGAAGTTGACCTTGGAGTCTCGTGTTCGGGAGGAGGTCACCAAGGAGTTCATGCAGCTGTTCTCACAAATGGAAGACGATTACAG TGAACGTCTTgccaaagagaaagaaataattgAGGAGAGAGCTGAGAGACGTTTGGAAATACTGAAGAATTTAGTGAGCAAAAATTCTGCTCATGATGTGCCCCTGAGCGACGCTACCGAACAGACTAAG gatAAAGTGGAGCTCTTTGATGGGATTATTGATTCCATGCAAGACGACCTGGATAAGATCAAGAAAGACGCGGAGGCCGCTCAGACGTGTCTGGTGGGCTTGCCCGATCCCCGCGAGAACCTCGCCAGCCTGGAGAAGCAGGTCTCCGAGCTGTCTGAGGAGCTCCTCAAGACCCAGCAACTCCTCACTGTCAAATCCAGGG AAGTGGATGGTTCGCGCAGTCAAACGCAGCAATTAAACGAACAACTCGGTGAAGCAAAAAAG AATTTCGAGTCCCAGACACAGAAGTTCCGGGAACTTATGGAAATCTGTCAGGAAAAGGACGACATGATCTTCAAGTTGCAAACCGCCATGGACCAGCATGTTGAAACTGCCGCAAATGAT AGGGCCCTGATTGATGCCGTCAAGGAGGAAATCCTCAGCCTGAGGGAGAAGTGCAAGTGTTCGCTCAGCAGCAGCACTCTGCAGAGGGAGGGTCGGAAGCGCTCCATAGACCTCCAGGACGACGTCGGCAAGCAGCCCCCCTCCAAGAAAG GAACATATGAAGAGAACTTCTCTACAATGGATGACAAGAATAAATTCCAGGAAGAATGTAATAAAACGGAATTGGACATTATGTCGATCAACAAACAGCAAGAGGCACTGCAGCAACAGCTAGAATGCTCAAAGAGAGATTTTCAGAATGAAATTAAGCTTAAGGATGAACAACTGGGAGAACTGAAACAGGAATCCATTTCCTTGGAGGGAAAAGTCAGCAAGTTAATCGAAGATCTGAAGCAACAGACATGCGCCTATGAAGCCGCCATGTTGTCCTTGGAGACGGAGAGACGGGAGAAGGCGGAGCTTGTCAAGGAAAGGGAGACGCTGACTGCTCGGGCGAGTGTCCTCCAGGAAGACTGCGAGAAGATGGCCAGGAAGATCACCGAGATGGAGAGCGAAGCCCAGGGGCAGAAAGGGAAGATGGAGGCCGTCTCGGAGGAGTTGAAATCCGCAAAATCTCTCCTGGTGAATCACAACGGTGACTCCAGGGAGAAGACTAAGCTGATCGAATCCTTGACCCAAGATGCCACACAGCTCAGGCAGGAGCTGGAAAAGAGCAAAGCCGTGCTGGTGCGGCGGGACGGCGGCCATTTTCACCAGACGATGGACGCCCTTCACAAAGAGTGCGAGAACGTGGTGATGGAGTCCTCCCAGAAGAACCAGCAGATTCgggacctggaggaggaggccagcCGCTGCAGACAGCAGGCAGCGGAGCACCGGGAGCTATGCGAGCAGCTGAGGCGGGAAATGGCCGATCTGAGGGAGAAAACGCGCTCCGACCTGGAGCGCTTCCAGACCGAGAGGCAGGCCGCCGAGGAGCTGAGGAGGCGTCACGCCGAGCTGGAGGCCGAGGCCACGGGCCTCAGGGAGCAGGCGGCCGCCGCTCGGGCTCGGGCGGAGGCGTCGGAGGCCGCTTCCGCCACGGCGGCCGAGCTGGAGAGGCGGCTGGCGGAGAGGGACGGCGAGGCGGAGGCCCTGCGGAGGAGCCTGGAGGAAGCCCGGAGGAAGCTTGAGGACGTCGAGACCGCGTCCGCGCAGGAGGCCAGGAGGAAGGAGGCCGAGCGACGCAGGGAGCTCCTGAAGACCGCCGAGGAGGCCATTGCGCTGAAGGACGCCGAGCTGGAGAAGAAGGCGCAGGAGCTCTCCAGGCGAGTT GAGGAAGTGACCAGCAGCTCGGAAAAAATCAGGGCTCTGAGTCTCGATTTgcagagaaaagaagaagatgCTTCCGACATGAAGGAGAAGCTGGCCGATtctaaaaaacaaatacaacaagTGCAAAAAGAG ATTTCTTTCATGCGTGAGGAGGGGAAATCGCTAAGGCAAAAACTCAGTGACTCTGAAAGGCTGAGAAATCAAATGCTGAGTGACCTGCACAGTAAGGACCAGCATATTCAACAGTTAAAGACT GAACAGACCAGCAATGCCAAGACTGATGAAAATCTCCAGCGTTACCAGAAGGCTTGCACTG aTCTTCAGGACAAAGATCAGGTTATTGAAGGAATGCGCCTTGCACTGATGGAGCAAGAAGAAACTCAGGCGAAACAGGATCAGGTTCTTGAGGTCAAAATGGATGAGATTGAATCTCTGAACGAAG AAGTTAAGACCTTGAAAGGGAGGTTCCTCCAGAATGATGAAGGCCACAGACTTGCTCCAGCTCTGGAAGGATGTCATTCTGGTGAATGTAAACATGCAAAAGAAGACATTGAGAAAGCAGAAGAGAACTTGAAG CTCTCTACTGAGAAGTACCAAAGTGACAAGAAGAAGTGGCTGGAAGAGAAGATGCTCCTAATACGTCAGGTGAAAgaggcggaggagaggaggaaccaGGATATGAAGAAGTTCGCCGATGATCGCTCGCGACATACCAAACTGCAGGCAGAAGTG GAGTCCCTGTCAAAGCAGCTCTCTGAGAAAGACGATGACCTTGGGAaatggagaaaagagagagacacttTGGTTGCAGCTCTAGAAATTCAAATGCGGAAACTCGCATCGAGCAATCTTGAGAAAGACCAAAAGCTGAAGGAACTCCAGAGCAATTCTAATTCTGTGCCACAAGAG aatataaaagaaaatgttgctGACATGCAGTGCATTCTGTCAAAGAAGGAATCCGAAATATTGGAACTGAGGAATCAACTGAAAGCCTTATCAGAAAATGCCAATACTTGTCCTAAAAATAACAGATTATCAACTGTG ACGGAAGAACGTGGAAGTGGAACTCAAATAGACAAAGTTCCATTTAAGAAACCACAAGATGTCAGTGTTAAAGCGAAAAGCGACGCGAAAAGTGACTGCAGCTTGCAGAGCTCTGAAGAAAACGAG gtgTCAGTGCTGGactcctctgacctctccacGGAGAACGGCAGACCCAGCCGCTTCCCCAAGCCCGAGCTGGAGATCCAGTTCACCCCGCTCCAGCCCAACAAGGTGAGCGTGAAGCAGCAGGGAGGGGACTCAGCCGTGACCGTCAAAATCACCCGgagcgggaggaagaggaagagtgtTGAAATGGAGAAG
- the LOC135246126 gene encoding kinesin-like protein KIF20B isoform X1, translated as MMESCFNSKIERVEAVTVDDLKKDLFAEFSAIPSALAQDSSVLVKEHLQVYLRIRPFTSAESDNGESQECVTLEPPDVVLLKAPRSSLSARLSDKSIPQTAQRFQFSQVYGPGATQRDIFDGTVKHLVKDVLEGGNSLVFTYGVTNAGKTFTFLGSENESGILPRSLDIIFNSIEDRTYKHMNIKPHRCREYTRLTKDQQDEEVTNKRNIMRLLKESDSQRSITSQLSSTGRTTILEGSTMSELDGLTGADCFNLDVDSHTKYSVWVSFCEIYNENIHDLLEPISNGSLKRNVLRLSQDVKGNSFVKDLKWVQVNDVHEAYKVVKVGKRNQSFSCTKLNNLSSRSHSIFSIRIVRIEDVGIPRVHTISELSLCDLAGSERCAKTQNRGDRLKEAGNINTSLLILGKCINALRHNQQSKLQQHVPFRESKLTHYLQGFFCGRGKACMIVNINQCASMYDETLNVLKFSAVAQKVVVLNTKPLPVVPKKSSRDVSFIINNADRKNLWTKRKSSLVGWETSLEDVQENDDGDYEEEEEEDEEGEEDSCVDSVMEETIQEAGEGDEEDIEIDKDSYQSQLLLIEELKQKLRTEEHEKLTLESRVREEVTKEFMQLFSQMEDDYSERLAKEKEIIEERAERRLEILKNLVSKNSAHDVPLSDATEQTKDKVELFDGIIDSMQDDLDKIKKDAEAAQTCLVGLPDPRENLASLEKQVSELSEELLKTQQLLTVKSREVDGSRSQTQQLNEQLGEAKKNFESQTQKFRELMEICQEKDDMIFKLQTAMDQHVETAANDRALIDAVKEEILSLREKCKCSLSSSTLQREGRKRSIDLQDDVGKQPPSKKGTYEENFSTMDDKNKFQEECNKTELDIMSINKQQEALQQQLECSKRDFQNEIKLKDEQLGELKQESISLEGKVSKLIEDLKQQTCAYEAAMLSLETERREKAELVKERETLTARASVLQEDCEKMARKITEMESEAQGQKGKMEAVSEELKSAKSLLVNHNGDSREKTKLIESLTQDATQLRQELEKSKAVLVRRDGGHFHQTMDALHKECENVVMESSQKNQQIRDLEEEASRCRQQAAEHRELCEQLRREMADLREKTRSDLERFQTERQAAEELRRRHAELEAEATGLREQAAAARARAEASEAASATAAELERRLAERDGEAEALRRSLEEARRKLEDVETASAQEARRKEAERRRELLKTAEEAIALKDAELEKKAQELSRLKEEVTSSSEKIRALSLDLQRKEEDASDMKEKLADSKKQIQQVQKEISFMREEGKSLRQKLSDSERLRNQMLSDLHSKDQHIQQLKTEQTSNAKTDENLQRYQKACTDLQDKDQVIEGMRLALMEQEETQAKQDQVLEVKMDEIESLNEEVKTLKGRFLQNDEGHRLAPALEGCHSGECKHAKEDIEKAEENLKLSTEKYQSDKKKWLEEKMLLIRQVKEAEERRNQDMKKFADDRSRHTKLQAEVESLSKQLSEKDDDLGKWRKERDTLVAALEIQMRKLASSNLEKDQKLKELQSNSNSVPQENIKENVADMQCILSKKESEILELRNQLKALSENANTCPKNNRLSTVTEERGSGTQIDKVPFKKPQDVSVKAKSDAKSDCSLQSSEENEVSVLDSSDLSTENGRPSRFPKPELEIQFTPLQPNKVSVKQQGGDSAVTVKITRSGRKRKSVEMEKGDMLSGCWKNKAKMKAAQRHTGQGSVESENRKNTRSRFPAVYEESPGTLGKRTDRLRQDQSQSSLKSKKDGTLQKIGDFIQSSPTLLGSKAKKIIGFVSAKSPEPEGNTSMNFKPKKSKRKLYKTEISSPLDIPSHPIIGLDQDEKESDHLIIKRRLRTRTAKN; from the exons ATGATGGAATCTTGCTTTAATAGCAAAATAGAGAGAGTGGAGGCCGTAACTGTAGATGATTTGAAGAAAGACTTATTTGCAGAATTTTCCGCCATACCCTCTGCTTTGGCACAG GATTCATCTGTATTGGTGAAGGAACATCTACAGGTGTACCTACGGATAAGACCATTTACGTCAGCTGAGAGTGATAATGGTGAATCTCAG GAGTGTGTCACACTCGAACCTCCAGACGTTGTTTTGCTCAAGGCTCCGAGATCATCTCTGTCAGCGAGGCTCAGTGATAAGTCAATTCCTCAGACAGCTCAGAGATTTCAGTTCTCACAG GTTTATGGCCCAGGAGCGACTCAGAGAGACATTTTTGACGGAACAGTGAAGCATCTCGTCAAAGATGTTCTTGAGGGAGGAAATTCTCTGGTGTTCACGTACGGAGTTACCAATGCTGGGAAGACATTCACTTTTCTAG GCTCTGAGAATGAAAGTGGGATCCTGCCAAGATCTTTGGACATCATCTTCAACAGCATTGAAGACCGAACTTATAAGCACATGAACATCAAGCCTCACCGTTGTCGAGAGTACACTAGATTAACTAAAGATCAGCAGGACGAGGAGGTTACAAATAAGAGAAACATCATGCGATTGTTAAAGGAG AGTGATTCTCAGAGAAGCATTACCAGCCAGTTGAGTTCCACTGGCAGGACGACTATACTGGAAG GCTCTACTATGAGTGAGTTGGATGGACTGACTGGTGCAGATTGTTTCAATTTGGATGtggacagtcacacaaaatACTCTGTCTGGGTTTCGTTTTGCGAAATCTACAATGAAAATATCCACGACCTGCTTGAACCGATATCAAACGGCTCGCTGAAGAGAAATGTGCTCCGACTGTCTCAAGACGTAAAGGGGAATTCCTTTGTGAAAG ATCTGAAGTGGGTTCAAGTGAACGATGTGCATGAAGCATACAAAGTGGTTAAAGTTGGAAAGAGAAACCAAAGCTTCTCCTGTACAAAGCTCAATAACTTGTCAAGCAGAAG ccataGCATCTTTTCCATTCGGATCGTGCGGATTGAAGATGTCGGAATACCTCGTGTCCACACGATCAGCGA GTTATCCCTGTGCGATCTGGCAGGGTCGGAGAGATGCGCAAAGACGCAGAACAGAGGAGACCGCTTGAAAGAAGCCGGCAACATCAATACCTCGCTGCTCATTCTCGGgaaatgcattaatgcattgAGACACAACCAACAATCCAA GCTGCAGCAGCACGTGCCCTTCAGAGAGAGCAAGCTGACCCACTACCTACAGGGCTTCTTCTGTGGCCGAGGAAAGGCCTGCATGATCGTCAACATCAACCAGTGCGCCTCGATGTACGACGAGACCCTGAACGTGCTCAAATTCTCCGCGGTCGCTCAGAAG GTGGTGGTCCTCAACACGAAGCCCCTCCCCGTCGTCCCCAAGAAGTCCAGTCGAGACGTGTCCTTCATCATCAACAACGCCGACCGCAAGAACCTGTGGACCAAGCGCAAGAGCTCCCTGGTGGGCTGGGAGACCAGCCTGGAGGACGTACAGGAAAACGACGACGGCGAttacgaggaggaggaggaggaggacgaggaaggagaagaggacAGCTGTGTTGACAGTGTCATGGAGGAGACCATTCAGGAagcaggagaaggagatgaagaggACATTGAAATCGATAAGGATTCATATCAG AGCCAGCTTTTACTGATAGAGGAGCTAAAGCAGAAGCTACGCACGGAAGAGCATGAGAAGTTGACCTTGGAGTCTCGTGTTCGGGAGGAGGTCACCAAGGAGTTCATGCAGCTGTTCTCACAAATGGAAGACGATTACAG TGAACGTCTTgccaaagagaaagaaataattgAGGAGAGAGCTGAGAGACGTTTGGAAATACTGAAGAATTTAGTGAGCAAAAATTCTGCTCATGATGTGCCCCTGAGCGACGCTACCGAACAGACTAAG gatAAAGTGGAGCTCTTTGATGGGATTATTGATTCCATGCAAGACGACCTGGATAAGATCAAGAAAGACGCGGAGGCCGCTCAGACGTGTCTGGTGGGCTTGCCCGATCCCCGCGAGAACCTCGCCAGCCTGGAGAAGCAGGTCTCCGAGCTGTCTGAGGAGCTCCTCAAGACCCAGCAACTCCTCACTGTCAAATCCAGGG AAGTGGATGGTTCGCGCAGTCAAACGCAGCAATTAAACGAACAACTCGGTGAAGCAAAAAAG AATTTCGAGTCCCAGACACAGAAGTTCCGGGAACTTATGGAAATCTGTCAGGAAAAGGACGACATGATCTTCAAGTTGCAAACCGCCATGGACCAGCATGTTGAAACTGCCGCAAATGAT AGGGCCCTGATTGATGCCGTCAAGGAGGAAATCCTCAGCCTGAGGGAGAAGTGCAAGTGTTCGCTCAGCAGCAGCACTCTGCAGAGGGAGGGTCGGAAGCGCTCCATAGACCTCCAGGACGACGTCGGCAAGCAGCCCCCCTCCAAGAAAG GAACATATGAAGAGAACTTCTCTACAATGGATGACAAGAATAAATTCCAGGAAGAATGTAATAAAACGGAATTGGACATTATGTCGATCAACAAACAGCAAGAGGCACTGCAGCAACAGCTAGAATGCTCAAAGAGAGATTTTCAGAATGAAATTAAGCTTAAGGATGAACAACTGGGAGAACTGAAACAGGAATCCATTTCCTTGGAGGGAAAAGTCAGCAAGTTAATCGAAGATCTGAAGCAACAGACATGCGCCTATGAAGCCGCCATGTTGTCCTTGGAGACGGAGAGACGGGAGAAGGCGGAGCTTGTCAAGGAAAGGGAGACGCTGACTGCTCGGGCGAGTGTCCTCCAGGAAGACTGCGAGAAGATGGCCAGGAAGATCACCGAGATGGAGAGCGAAGCCCAGGGGCAGAAAGGGAAGATGGAGGCCGTCTCGGAGGAGTTGAAATCCGCAAAATCTCTCCTGGTGAATCACAACGGTGACTCCAGGGAGAAGACTAAGCTGATCGAATCCTTGACCCAAGATGCCACACAGCTCAGGCAGGAGCTGGAAAAGAGCAAAGCCGTGCTGGTGCGGCGGGACGGCGGCCATTTTCACCAGACGATGGACGCCCTTCACAAAGAGTGCGAGAACGTGGTGATGGAGTCCTCCCAGAAGAACCAGCAGATTCgggacctggaggaggaggccagcCGCTGCAGACAGCAGGCAGCGGAGCACCGGGAGCTATGCGAGCAGCTGAGGCGGGAAATGGCCGATCTGAGGGAGAAAACGCGCTCCGACCTGGAGCGCTTCCAGACCGAGAGGCAGGCCGCCGAGGAGCTGAGGAGGCGTCACGCCGAGCTGGAGGCCGAGGCCACGGGCCTCAGGGAGCAGGCGGCCGCCGCTCGGGCTCGGGCGGAGGCGTCGGAGGCCGCTTCCGCCACGGCGGCCGAGCTGGAGAGGCGGCTGGCGGAGAGGGACGGCGAGGCGGAGGCCCTGCGGAGGAGCCTGGAGGAAGCCCGGAGGAAGCTTGAGGACGTCGAGACCGCGTCCGCGCAGGAGGCCAGGAGGAAGGAGGCCGAGCGACGCAGGGAGCTCCTGAAGACCGCCGAGGAGGCCATTGCGCTGAAGGACGCCGAGCTGGAGAAGAAGGCGCAGGAGCTCTCCAG GTTAAAGGAGGAAGTGACCAGCAGCTCGGAAAAAATCAGGGCTCTGAGTCTCGATTTgcagagaaaagaagaagatgCTTCCGACATGAAGGAGAAGCTGGCCGATtctaaaaaacaaatacaacaagTGCAAAAAGAG ATTTCTTTCATGCGTGAGGAGGGGAAATCGCTAAGGCAAAAACTCAGTGACTCTGAAAGGCTGAGAAATCAAATGCTGAGTGACCTGCACAGTAAGGACCAGCATATTCAACAGTTAAAGACT GAACAGACCAGCAATGCCAAGACTGATGAAAATCTCCAGCGTTACCAGAAGGCTTGCACTG aTCTTCAGGACAAAGATCAGGTTATTGAAGGAATGCGCCTTGCACTGATGGAGCAAGAAGAAACTCAGGCGAAACAGGATCAGGTTCTTGAGGTCAAAATGGATGAGATTGAATCTCTGAACGAAG AAGTTAAGACCTTGAAAGGGAGGTTCCTCCAGAATGATGAAGGCCACAGACTTGCTCCAGCTCTGGAAGGATGTCATTCTGGTGAATGTAAACATGCAAAAGAAGACATTGAGAAAGCAGAAGAGAACTTGAAG CTCTCTACTGAGAAGTACCAAAGTGACAAGAAGAAGTGGCTGGAAGAGAAGATGCTCCTAATACGTCAGGTGAAAgaggcggaggagaggaggaaccaGGATATGAAGAAGTTCGCCGATGATCGCTCGCGACATACCAAACTGCAGGCAGAAGTG GAGTCCCTGTCAAAGCAGCTCTCTGAGAAAGACGATGACCTTGGGAaatggagaaaagagagagacacttTGGTTGCAGCTCTAGAAATTCAAATGCGGAAACTCGCATCGAGCAATCTTGAGAAAGACCAAAAGCTGAAGGAACTCCAGAGCAATTCTAATTCTGTGCCACAAGAG aatataaaagaaaatgttgctGACATGCAGTGCATTCTGTCAAAGAAGGAATCCGAAATATTGGAACTGAGGAATCAACTGAAAGCCTTATCAGAAAATGCCAATACTTGTCCTAAAAATAACAGATTATCAACTGTG ACGGAAGAACGTGGAAGTGGAACTCAAATAGACAAAGTTCCATTTAAGAAACCACAAGATGTCAGTGTTAAAGCGAAAAGCGACGCGAAAAGTGACTGCAGCTTGCAGAGCTCTGAAGAAAACGAG gtgTCAGTGCTGGactcctctgacctctccacGGAGAACGGCAGACCCAGCCGCTTCCCCAAGCCCGAGCTGGAGATCCAGTTCACCCCGCTCCAGCCCAACAAGGTGAGCGTGAAGCAGCAGGGAGGGGACTCAGCCGTGACCGTCAAAATCACCCGgagcgggaggaagaggaagagtgtTGAAATGGAGAAG